The following proteins come from a genomic window of Corynebacterium crudilactis:
- the disA gene encoding DNA integrity scanning diadenylate cyclase DisA, with amino-acid sequence MTLTSTPGTSPDATAPGAQDVHTLKGTLQRLAPGTPLRDALDRIVRGHTGALIVIGDDENVTSICDGGFEFDVSFAATRLRELCKMDGAVILSADIERIKRANVQLLPSPTWPTQESGTRHRSAERTALQTEVPVIAVSESQNTITLYVEGKAHVLEQPATLLNRANQALGTMERYRDRLDQVNNRLHLAELHSYATVIDVVSVIQREEMLRRVGETIDGDVLELGKDAKQIQIQLSELRGDNDRERESIIADYLVTDGIPADKEIAEALQAISHLDDKALMKPANIARILGLPPTDEALDEPVIPRGYRTLNRVPRVQKFLMDKLIVAFGNLDSLLGATTEDLSAVDGVGSLWARHITDGLGRLS; translated from the coding sequence ATGACACTAACATCCACTCCCGGAACCTCCCCAGATGCCACTGCGCCTGGAGCCCAGGATGTACACACCCTCAAAGGCACATTGCAACGCCTTGCCCCAGGCACACCACTGCGTGATGCTTTAGATCGCATTGTCCGTGGACATACTGGTGCACTCATTGTTATCGGCGATGATGAAAACGTCACCTCCATTTGTGATGGCGGTTTCGAATTTGACGTCTCTTTCGCTGCTACTCGTCTCCGCGAACTCTGCAAAATGGATGGCGCTGTTATTTTGTCCGCTGATATTGAACGCATCAAACGCGCCAATGTGCAGCTACTTCCATCCCCAACATGGCCCACCCAAGAATCTGGCACTCGTCACCGTTCCGCGGAGCGCACTGCGCTGCAAACTGAAGTTCCAGTGATCGCAGTATCCGAATCCCAAAACACCATCACCCTTTATGTGGAAGGCAAAGCGCATGTGTTGGAACAGCCCGCAACACTGCTGAACCGTGCGAACCAAGCTTTGGGAACAATGGAGCGCTACCGCGATCGTCTAGATCAGGTAAATAACCGTCTCCACCTAGCCGAACTCCACAGCTATGCCACGGTCATTGATGTAGTTTCTGTTATTCAACGTGAAGAAATGCTTCGTCGCGTGGGCGAAACCATCGACGGCGATGTGCTCGAATTAGGCAAAGATGCCAAGCAGATTCAGATCCAGCTCAGCGAACTCCGCGGCGATAATGACCGCGAACGCGAATCAATCATTGCCGATTATCTAGTCACCGATGGCATCCCTGCGGATAAAGAGATTGCAGAAGCCCTTCAAGCAATCTCTCATTTGGACGATAAAGCGCTCATGAAACCCGCTAATATCGCCCGCATCCTGGGCCTTCCACCGACAGATGAAGCTCTCGATGAACCAGTGATTCCTCGTGGATACCGCACGCTCAACCGAGTTCCCCGTGTGCAGAAATTCCTCATGGATAAACTCATCGTGGCATTCGGAAATCTAGATTCTCTGCTCGGCGCCACAACGGAAGATTTAAGCGCCGTTGATGGCGTGGGGTCCCTGTGGGCCCGCCACATCACTGATGGTCTTGGGCGTTT